In a single window of the Drosophila subpulchrella strain 33 F10 #4 breed RU33 chromosome X, RU_Dsub_v1.1 Primary Assembly, whole genome shotgun sequence genome:
- the LOC119558165 gene encoding general transcriptional corepressor trfA translates to MVEEIGCQRQTGIVVAMPSQVATSTGTPAPSAGGIHQQQQHQQPQQHQQQQQHQQQQQLHQQQQHHQQQQQHHQQQQQHHQQHQQQQHQQHQQHQQLTSNMSLLTVKGGRYLWTDRELLMHLQNYTPLILLIDFVEKTRTKRFYESSERYEILMLVFIMRKGAPFCENKRFPAEYWVNLSVGPIAEAFDRLQAAIDIPDPQLPIHMSVTDLTSWKQMFDLAMLDIRRFAYYTDPLQLADAGVFNRITFEQRFGMQWQE, encoded by the coding sequence ATGGTGGAGGAGATTGGCTGCCAGAGACAGACGGGCATTGTGGTCGCCATGCCCAGCCAGGTGGCAACGAGCACCGGAACTCCAGCCCCATCCGCAGGCGGCAttcaccagcagcagcaacatcagcagccacagcaacatcagcagcaacagcaacatcagcagcaacagcaactccaccagcagcagcaacaccatcagcagcaacagcaacaccatcagcagcaacagcaacatcatcagcagcaccagcagcagcaacaccagcagcaccagcaacaccaacaactCACCAGCAACATGAGCCTGCTGACCGTGAAGGGCGGTCGCTACCTTTGGACCGATCGGGAGCTGCTGATGCACCTCCAGAACTACACTCCATTGATCCTCCTCATCGATTTTGTGGAGAAGACACGCACCAAGCGATTCTACGAAAGCTCCGAGCGCTACGAGATCCTCATGCTGGTCTTCATCATGCGCAAGGGGGCGCCATTCTGTGAGAACAAGCGCTTTCCGGCGGAATACTGGGTTAATCTGTCGGTGGGACCAATTGCCGAGGCTTTTGACCGACTGCAGGCGGCCATTGATATTCCGGATCCCCAGCTGCCCATCCACATGAGCGTCACGGATTTGACCAGCTGGAAGCAGATGTTCGATCTGGCCATGCTGGATATCAGGCGATTTGCGTACTACACCGATCCCTTGCAGTTGGCCGATGCGGGTGTCTTCAACCGGATCACCTTCGAGCAGCGATTCGGAATGCAGTGGCAGGAGTAG